A stretch of Acropora muricata isolate sample 2 chromosome 7, ASM3666990v1, whole genome shotgun sequence DNA encodes these proteins:
- the LOC136922666 gene encoding melatonin receptor type 1C-like, translated as MPPFLEPRDTGIVVVESSTLLFLNVVSLFGNALICLAVYRKRQLRTTTNLFIVALAVCDLSSAVFVMPFSSAVLIKGEWIFGDVYCNVQGFFTVLNIYASPCLIALTAFNRYVRIVKTNMYNRLFSMGKCQLWIGLVYIVVTTYIVTQVFVGNQKLQFVPGYAVCTSTHLREAAKVIHYSFVVPVFVVGPIVITTHCCFRIFKTIRRHNRDILSSLQNGSSLYLNISRREIKVSISLFIVVIVFAFCWIPLWVLALMFRFKLVSSLSRNVTLFIMFLVFVSSTINPFIYAGINETFRNEFRRFFKCMPPSNKDSTSIQLR; from the coding sequence ATGCCTCCATTCTTAGAACCAAGGGACACTGGAATTGTCGTCGTCGAGTCTTCCACTCTTCTATTCCTAAATGTGGTGTCTCTTTTCGGCAATGCTCTTATCTGCTTAGCCGTCTATCGGAAACGACAACTTCGCACTACCACGAACCTCTTCATTGTTGCCTTAGCAGTATGCGACTTAAGCTCCGCTGTTTTTGTGATGCCTTTTTCATCTGCTGTGCTGATCAAAGGCGAGTGGATTTTTGGTGATGTCTACTGTAATGTCCAAGGCTTTTTCACAGTTTTAAATATCTATGCCTCTCCGTGTTTAATAGCGCTTACCGCTTTCAATCGATATGTTAGAATTGTCAAGACAAACATGTACAACAGACTATTTTCTATGGGAAAATGCCAACTTTGGATCGGCTTGGTGTACATCGTCGTCACAACCTACATTGTAACACAAGTCTTTGTGGGGAATCAGAAACTTCAGTTCGTTCCCGGTTATGCTGTCTGCACATCAACGCATCTCAGAGAAGCGGCAAAGGTCATTCATTACAGTTTTGTTGTTCCAGTGTTTGTGGTTGGTCCGATTGTCATAACCACACATTGCTGTTTTAGAATATTCAAAACCATACGCCGGCACAATAGGGATATTCTCTCATCACTACAAAACGGAAGCAGTTTGTATTTAAACATATCCAGAAGGGAGATAAAAGTTAGTATTTCCCTTTTCATTGTAGTAATCGTTTTTGCATTTTGCTGGATACCGCTTTGGGTTTTAGCCTTAATGTTTCGTTTCAAACTTGTTTCAAGTCTTTCCAGGAACGTAACTCTATTTATCATGTTCTTGGTGTTTGTCTCTTCAACAATCAATCCTTTCATTTATGCAGGAATAAATGAGACATTCCGAAATGAGTTCCGCCGCTTTTTCAAATGCATGCCGCCTTCAAATAAAGATTCCACCTCGATCCAGCTTAGGTAG